A stretch of the Geovibrio thiophilus genome encodes the following:
- the pheS gene encoding phenylalanine--tRNA ligase subunit alpha: MQLDISGLEGYRTEIAQAGSLDALYQVKVKYLGKNGLISNLNRQLKDISSHEDKKEAGMKIGSLRADFEALHDAKELELKGAEKNAKLTGESLDITLPGLPFTAGSIHPVTKVFDEIVDIFSAMGFEVAIGPEVEHDFYNFEALNIPKEHPARDMQDTFYITDEILMRTHTSPVQVRTMLKNKPPVKIIAPGKVYRCDSDITHTPMFHQVEGLLVDERTTFGDLKGILTVFIQKMFGDNVPVRFRPSFFPFTEPSAEVDMGCVICGSKGCRVCKQTGWLEILGCGMVDPAVFKHVDYDAEKYRGFAFGMGIERIAMLKYGIDDLRLFFENHLKFLKQF, translated from the coding sequence ATGCAGCTCGACATAAGCGGACTCGAAGGCTACAGGACGGAGATTGCTCAGGCAGGCTCTCTTGATGCCCTGTATCAGGTGAAAGTGAAGTATCTCGGTAAAAACGGGCTTATAAGCAACCTTAACAGACAGCTCAAGGACATATCCTCACATGAGGATAAGAAAGAGGCGGGAATGAAAATAGGCTCCCTCCGTGCGGATTTTGAAGCTCTGCACGATGCGAAGGAGCTTGAGCTCAAAGGCGCGGAAAAAAACGCCAAGCTCACGGGAGAATCTCTGGATATAACTCTTCCCGGACTTCCTTTCACCGCCGGAAGCATTCATCCTGTCACAAAGGTCTTTGACGAGATAGTGGATATTTTCAGCGCCATGGGCTTTGAGGTGGCTATAGGTCCCGAGGTTGAACACGATTTCTATAACTTTGAGGCGCTCAACATACCCAAAGAGCACCCCGCAAGAGACATGCAGGACACGTTTTACATAACAGATGAGATACTTATGCGCACTCACACATCCCCTGTGCAGGTGCGTACTATGCTGAAAAACAAACCTCCTGTGAAGATAATAGCCCCCGGAAAGGTTTACCGCTGTGACAGCGACATAACCCACACGCCGATGTTCCATCAGGTGGAAGGGCTCCTTGTGGATGAAAGAACCACCTTCGGCGACCTGAAAGGGATTCTCACTGTGTTCATACAGAAAATGTTCGGCGATAACGTGCCTGTGCGTTTCCGCCCCAGCTTCTTTCCCTTCACCGAACCCAGCGCAGAGGTGGACATGGGCTGCGTAATCTGCGGAAGCAAAGGGTGCCGTGTGTGCAAACAGACCGGCTGGCTTGAGATTCTCGGCTGCGGAATGGTTGACCCCGCCGTGTTCAAACACGTGGACTACGATGCGGAGAAATACAGAGGCTTCGCCTTCGGTATGGGTATAGAGCGTATCGCCATGCTGAAATACGGCATAGACGACCTTCGTCTGTTTTTTGAGAATCACCTCAAATTTTTGAAGCAGTTCTAG
- a CDS encoding metallophosphoesterase family protein, producing MSHDNDNKTRLGRRQFLKLSATAMSAAAVGMTVGCGSSSSSDSAETAAPRAVLPTSTAWKFGVISDTQWTKNDDGENPASTAVDIINNVNDEFVRHGVKLVVAVGDLTDDARQNFTATHTPTGTVISYTAEDGFGIRARYTQRLYNEGIGFFPLRGNHDDSAAAATQFLRFFPQTRTGEQNNQSIQSTAYSVQNPDVQWLPEIPRTNTAAFTMGSNFSSPVSANISDMTGLSYSFDYSNVRFVLLDHFTAEDGAYNDTTPVENAVETTANPIMHQQDWISGRLSGRSANTHAFCFAHKGLLTQDHSDVMFGYTVDNILAPDFSTFAAPGLDEYITSLEENGVRYHINGHDHMHDRSLVKSLNGSEAKVMQIVTASDSSKFYTPGSDVEDTAADYGITLVNKSNDALLWGGQRQELVAQELYTVGYYIFTVDGPVVTVDFYSAPAYAEDSFSTTPTLNFSKRETFGYSLNGESYTIAQGGDLTVVDSTSTGGTNAKIINGKNGNLQQESASGRRFNIHVNTGWLDAQDSLSEIFFLNGMAYTMGSEQTDVFTLSMSYDSSKVSSAEIAGGKFGIATNDEDGTWINAVNQNFGGGNTFVQREWQSDDKLGTWGVDTASGTVWAVVNYNGYFAVVKGMA from the coding sequence ATGTCACATGATAACGACAACAAGACCAGACTTGGAAGACGCCAGTTCCTTAAGCTTTCAGCAACGGCAATGAGCGCCGCCGCTGTGGGAATGACAGTCGGCTGCGGCAGTTCTTCCAGTTCGGACAGCGCTGAGACTGCGGCTCCCAGAGCAGTTCTTCCCACCTCTACGGCATGGAAATTCGGAGTTATCTCAGATACTCAGTGGACAAAGAATGATGACGGTGAAAACCCCGCTTCAACCGCAGTTGACATAATCAACAATGTAAATGACGAATTTGTAAGACACGGCGTTAAGCTTGTTGTCGCAGTGGGAGACCTCACTGATGACGCAAGACAAAACTTCACCGCTACCCACACTCCCACCGGCACGGTAATCAGCTACACAGCCGAAGACGGTTTCGGGATAAGAGCCCGTTACACGCAGAGACTGTACAATGAAGGAATAGGCTTTTTCCCTCTGAGAGGCAATCACGATGACTCCGCTGCTGCTGCTACACAGTTCCTCCGTTTTTTTCCGCAGACACGCACAGGAGAGCAGAACAACCAGAGCATTCAATCCACAGCTTACTCTGTCCAGAACCCCGATGTTCAGTGGCTTCCCGAAATCCCCAGAACAAACACGGCAGCATTTACCATGGGTTCAAACTTTTCAAGCCCGGTTTCAGCAAACATCAGTGACATGACAGGACTTTCGTACTCATTCGATTACAGCAACGTGCGCTTTGTGCTCCTTGACCACTTCACTGCTGAAGACGGAGCATACAACGACACAACCCCCGTTGAGAATGCTGTTGAAACCACCGCAAACCCTATCATGCACCAGCAGGACTGGATAAGCGGCAGGCTTTCAGGACGCTCGGCGAATACGCATGCCTTCTGTTTTGCTCACAAGGGGCTGCTGACTCAGGATCACTCTGATGTCATGTTCGGCTACACTGTTGACAATATTCTGGCTCCGGATTTCAGCACGTTTGCAGCCCCCGGACTGGATGAATACATAACAAGTCTTGAAGAGAACGGCGTCCGCTACCATATAAACGGACACGATCACATGCACGACCGCAGCCTTGTAAAATCTTTAAACGGTTCAGAAGCAAAGGTTATGCAGATTGTAACCGCTTCTGACAGCTCCAAGTTTTATACTCCGGGCAGTGATGTTGAAGATACGGCGGCAGATTATGGTATCACACTTGTCAACAAATCAAACGATGCGCTCCTCTGGGGCGGACAGCGTCAGGAACTCGTTGCTCAGGAGCTCTATACTGTCGGCTACTATATTTTTACAGTTGACGGTCCTGTGGTCACTGTGGATTTCTACTCTGCCCCCGCATATGCGGAAGACAGTTTCTCGACCACACCCACACTCAACTTCTCAAAGAGAGAAACCTTCGGCTACAGCCTTAACGGCGAATCCTACACCATCGCTCAGGGCGGAGACCTCACAGTAGTTGATTCCACAAGCACCGGCGGAACGAACGCAAAAATAATCAACGGCAAAAACGGCAACCTCCAGCAGGAATCAGCTTCCGGACGCAGGTTTAATATTCATGTGAACACAGGCTGGCTTGACGCACAGGATTCTTTAAGTGAAATATTCTTCCTTAACGGTATGGCATACACCATGGGAAGCGAGCAAACAGATGTTTTCACACTGTCCATGAGCTATGATTCTTCCAAAGTCAGCTCCGCTGAAATTGCAGGCGGCAAATTCGGAATAGCTACAAACGATGAAGACGGAACATGGATAAATGCCGTTAACCAGAACTTCGGCGGCGGGAACACATTCGTTCAGCGCGAATGGCAGTCGGACGACAAACTCGGCACATGGGGCGTAGATACAGCGTCAGGCACTGTCTGGGCTGTAGTAAACTATAACGGCTATTTCGCTGTGGTTAAAGGCATGGCGTAA